CGAACACCTCGTCGTCGTCGGGCATCCGGAGGTCGCGTCGTCCCCCGTTCTCGTCGTCGCTCATACGCGGGCGTTCGTCACGCCCCGGTTTAAGTTCTGCGAGAGGCGTCGTATCTTCCGATGTGGGTGCTTCCGCGTGGTTCGATCCGCTGGGCCGCGGTTCGCTCGACGGAGCCCAGACGATAGCCTCATACGCCCGCCGTCGGTACCGGCCGATATGGCTTCCAACACGCTTCTCGTCTCCGGCGGTCGGGTGCTGCGTCCGGACTGTACAGTCGCCGAGGCGGACGTCCTCGTCGATCGGGACGCCGGCCGAATCGCGGAGATCGCGCCGGATCTCGCGGCCGACCGCGACGCCGACGAGACGCTCGACGCGTCGGGGGGGATCGTGATGCCCGGGCTCGTGAACGCGCACACCCACGTCGCGATGACGCTCCTCCGGGGGTACGCCGACGACAAGCCGCTCGACGCGTGGCTCCGCGAGGACATCTGGCCCGCGGAGGCCGAACTCACCGCCGAGGACGTCCGCGCCGGGACGGAACTCGGCCTCGTCGAGATGATCCGGTCGGGGACGACGACGTTCGCGGATATGTACTTCCACGTCCCCCAGGTCGTCGCGGCCGTCGACGAGGCGGGGATGCGCGCCCGCGTCGGTCACGGCGTCGTCACCGTGGGCAAGGACGCGGAAGCGGCCCGCGCGGACGTCCGGGAGAGCCTCGACGTCGCCCGCGAGTACGACGGCGCGGCCGAGGGCCGGGTCCGGACCGCCGTGATGCCGCACTCGCTGACGACCGTCGACGAGTCGCTCCTCCGCGAGGCCGTCGCCGAGGCGCACGAGGAGGGCATCCCGGTCCACACGCACGCCAACGAGACGCGCGACGAGGTGGAGCCGATCGTCGAGGAGCGCTCGGAGCGGCCGCTCGCGTACGCCGACGACGTCGGCCTCCTCTCCGAGGCCGACTTCCTCGCCCACGGCGTCCACGTCGACGAGAGCGAGATCGACCTCCTGTCCGAGCGCGGGGCGGCGGTCGTCCACTGTCCGGCGTCGAATATGAAGCTCGCCTCCGGGATCGCGCCCGTTCAGGACCTCCTGGACGCGGGCGTGACCGTCGGCCTCGGCACCGACGGCGCCGCCTCGAACAACGACCTCGATCTCTTCGACGAGCTCCGCGACGCCGCGATGCTCGGCAAACTCGGCGCGGACGACGCCTCGGCCGTTCCCGCCGAGGCCGCCGTGACGATGGCGACGCAGGGGGGCGCGGCGGCGCTGTCGCTGCCGGGCGGTCGGGTGGAAGTCGGGGCCGCCGCGGACCTCGCGGTCGTCGACTTCGACGCGCCGCACCTCGCGCCGGCGCACGATCCGGTGAGCCACCTTGCCTACGCCGTTCGCGGCTCCGACGTTCGCCACACGGTCTGCGATGGTCGGGTGCTGATGCGGGATCGCGAGGTCCTGACGCTCGACGAGGCGTCGGTCGTCGAGGAGGCACGGCAGCGCGCGGTCGACCTCGTCGCGCGCGCTGAGTGAGGATGCACCGCCGGACGTACCTCGGACTGCTCGGAGCGGGCGTTACGGGGCTATCTGGGTGCGCAAGCGACACGTCCCCCGCTGGTGACACCGCGAGCGACACACCGCGGACGACGGATACCGGTCCGGCACCGACGGACGCCGATCCGACCCCCTCGTCGACTGCGTCATCGACCCAGCCCTCGTCGACGTCGGAGCCGACCGCTTTCTCGATTCACGAGGGCTACGAGACGACCGAGGTCGAGGTTCGCACGCCGGCCGGGGACCGCCTCGGGTCGGTCACGGCGGCGATCGCCGACACCAGTGAGCTTCGCTACCTCGGTCTCAGCGATACAGACGCCCTACCCGAGGACCGTGGAATGCTCTTCGTGTACGAGACCGTCGACGACCGGACGTTCGTGATGCGGAGAATGGACTTCGGGATCGACATCGTCTACGCCGATGCCGACGGGACGATCACCCGCATCCACCACGCGCCCGAACCCGGACCCGGCGAGGACGGAGCAGCGCAGCGATACCCCGGCCGGGGGCAGTACGTGCTCGAAGTCGGCTACCGCTGGACGACTGACCGCGGGATCACCGAGGGAGACCGGCTCGTGTTCGCGCGTCCAGAATGATTCGCGAGACCGGATCTCGGTTTCTGATGGTCACTCGGGCCGGACCTCGACGCCCTCGTCGGTGATCGATACCGTCAGCGACTCGACGGCGCGTTCGTAGACGCTGGCGTGCCGCCCGTTCTCGGCGTCGACCCGGACCCGTTCCTCGAGGAGCCCCGCCTCGACGAGTTTGTGCGCCTCGCGGTAGACCGTCGACAGTGGAATTCCCGACCGATCGCGGAGTTCGCAGGCCGTCCCCGGGCGCCCGGCGGCCTGCAGCAACTCGGCACCGGAGTCACTCGCTAGCAACGTCAATGCGTCCGACCGCGGGAGAGAGGTCTCTCGCCCCTCTCTGCGGTTCGGCTTGCTTTCAGGTGGAGACATCTCCGACGGCTGTGTGTTCGGAGTGAGTACTGAAACGTTTACCGGAGGGCGGGTTACGGCTCCGGCGCCGACCGAAGAGCGAGACGCTACCAGAGGTATCGAAGGGCGAACAGTCGGCACCCGCTCGGACGACTCGCCAGTCTCTCGCCGACCGGCAGTCGTGTTTTCGCCCCGCGTCGACGTGCCGAACGACCGCTGCCCGACGCGGGGTGAGTCCTACGTCACGCCGGCTGTGGTCCCGTATTCGGATATAAGCCTACGGCCGTTCGTCGATGCGCCGTAGCGGTCGTGTGATCACGGACATTCGAAGCGAATGCCCAGTGGCTGGCCGGTAGTTGGCCGGTGCCAGTGGCGAGTTGGGACGACGCGGAGGGTAAACTCTCGTTGTTATTCTGGTAGTTGCGGTTGTAGTTGTTCCAGTAGTTGCGGTCGTAGTTGTTCCAGTAATTGTACCGCGAGGCTCGCGAACGCGAGCCTCGCGGAATTTTTCCCTCTAGGTTTTTGCGTGGCGGGTTCCCGCAGCGAACGCAGTGAGCGAGGAAACCCGCCACGTCAAAAAGGTAGGTCGGTAGCGTTTTGGCCCGCCTGTCGCTACCGGGGAGTATGAGCACGTACCCACCGATCGGCGAGCAACTCGACGACGTCGAGAGCGCTCGCACCGAGGGACGGCGAAAGATGGACTGGGCGCTGCAACACATGCCCATCCTTCGGGAACTCCGCGAGCAGTTCGAGGAATCGAAACCGCTCGCCGGGCAGACCATTGGAATGGCGATGCACGTCGAGGCGAAGACAGCGAACCTCGTCGAACTGCTCGCCCTCGGCGGCGCGGAGGTCGCGATCACGGGCTGTAACCCGCTGTCGACGCACGACGACGTGAGCGCGGCGCTCGACGCCAACGACGACATCACCTCCTACGCGAAGCGCGGCGTCGGCGACGACGACTACTACGCCGCCATCGAGGCCGTGGTCTCTCACGGACCGACGATCACTGTCGACGACGGGATGGACATGGTCTACGCCATCCACGAGGACTACCCCGAACTCATCGACACCATCGTCGGCGGGGCCGAGGAGACGACCACGGGCGTCCACCGCCTGCGCGCGATGGACGAGGACGGCGAACTGAAGTACCCGGTGTTCGCCGTCAACGACACCCCGATGAAGCGCCTGTTCGACAACGTCCACGGGACCGGTGAGTCCTCGCTCGCGACAATCGCAATGACGACGAACCTCTCGTACGCCGGCAAGGACGTCGTCGTCGCGGGCTACGGCTACTGCGGCAAGGGCGTCGCCAAGAAGGCCGCCGGCCAGAACGCGAACGTGATCGTCACCGAGGTCGAACCCCGCCGGGCGCTGGAGGCGCATATGGAGGGCTACGACGTGATGCCGATGAACGAGGCCGCCGCGGTC
This portion of the Halobellus litoreus genome encodes:
- a CDS encoding amidohydrolase, with the translated sequence MASNTLLVSGGRVLRPDCTVAEADVLVDRDAGRIAEIAPDLAADRDADETLDASGGIVMPGLVNAHTHVAMTLLRGYADDKPLDAWLREDIWPAEAELTAEDVRAGTELGLVEMIRSGTTTFADMYFHVPQVVAAVDEAGMRARVGHGVVTVGKDAEAARADVRESLDVAREYDGAAEGRVRTAVMPHSLTTVDESLLREAVAEAHEEGIPVHTHANETRDEVEPIVEERSERPLAYADDVGLLSEADFLAHGVHVDESEIDLLSERGAAVVHCPASNMKLASGIAPVQDLLDAGVTVGLGTDGAASNNDLDLFDELRDAAMLGKLGADDASAVPAEAAVTMATQGGAAALSLPGGRVEVGAAADLAVVDFDAPHLAPAHDPVSHLAYAVRGSDVRHTVCDGRVLMRDREVLTLDEASVVEEARQRAVDLVARAE
- a CDS encoding helix-turn-helix domain-containing protein, translating into MSPPESKPNRREGRETSLPRSDALTLLASDSGAELLQAAGRPGTACELRDRSGIPLSTVYREAHKLVEAGLLEERVRVDAENGRHASVYERAVESLTVSITDEGVEVRPE
- a CDS encoding DUF192 domain-containing protein, translating into MHRRTYLGLLGAGVTGLSGCASDTSPAGDTASDTPRTTDTGPAPTDADPTPSSTASSTQPSSTSEPTAFSIHEGYETTEVEVRTPAGDRLGSVTAAIADTSELRYLGLSDTDALPEDRGMLFVYETVDDRTFVMRRMDFGIDIVYADADGTITRIHHAPEPGPGEDGAAQRYPGRGQYVLEVGYRWTTDRGITEGDRLVFARPE
- a CDS encoding adenosylhomocysteinase, with protein sequence MSTYPPIGEQLDDVESARTEGRRKMDWALQHMPILRELREQFEESKPLAGQTIGMAMHVEAKTANLVELLALGGAEVAITGCNPLSTHDDVSAALDANDDITSYAKRGVGDDDYYAAIEAVVSHGPTITVDDGMDMVYAIHEDYPELIDTIVGGAEETTTGVHRLRAMDEDGELKYPVFAVNDTPMKRLFDNVHGTGESSLATIAMTTNLSYAGKDVVVAGYGYCGKGVAKKAAGQNANVIVTEVEPRRALEAHMEGYDVMPMNEAAAVGDVFVTTTGNRDVVTREDFEVMNDGVLLANAGHFDIEIDLEALSDLAVDEYEARDGVRAYELADGRRLNVLAEGRLVNLASPIALGHPAEVMDQSFGIQAVCVRELVEHGDEYGAGVHDVPDELDREVAEIKLDAEGVEIDSLTDAQAEYMDSWSHGT